In Oncorhynchus kisutch isolate 150728-3 linkage group LG5, Okis_V2, whole genome shotgun sequence, a genomic segment contains:
- the LOC109890941 gene encoding macrophage-stimulating protein receptor-like gives MVHWATQWLTCVWLQTVLTSTLDTCPSTTPSPVNFSVVYTMPFFQTKSPIQNIVTNSMYQEVYVASQNVIEAVNMSLEKVWELPTGPVGGPECKICDLCDVDKDPNFLENTDNEVLLLDTFFMYLYSCGSSQYGVCHFHQLKTDGQPPNKNSSKCLFRKESNSAAYCPDCLASPLGTKVTMVEEGQTVYFFVASTVNDSMTQRYDRKSISVRRPLASEDGFYNDVRGLTVLPSLRRTYNIEYVYSFFTQEFVYFLSVQRESPDQEFSPFQTRLGRLPRNEWEMRRYREVVLECRFEPKRRRRNTVSGSEAFKDVVYNMVQAAHFGKAGSELADELGAEEEDDILYGVFAVTDDNRVTEHDSALCAFPMDNVNKAIDDGVDDCCKSGPEQLSRGLCHFQACESCPHESMENNATCGDHPTMVSKPYYRVDLFNRQMNDILLTSLLVTTIENKTVAHIGTSTGRLLQLVLRRSSPIIFANYTLVENQRVSPIAAVYSSESLLFVVGDKVIQVPQRGPGCQHFMTCAMCLTAPEFMVCGWCSGECSWEEECRGHWRNESCPPGITGFFPKTAPPDGQSELTLCGWEFQSPLRPAISSRTHLVRLGQTACAVLPLKSNNTHLVCKIHSGPIELSKSVNITVEVHEEKMEGRYSIDGKSEMPGFTFVIPNITDIQPNYGPRVGGTLITVTGPHLGAGKNRRVTLNGDPCPITSVTAPRGNMSSIICLSQPIAEVRDVPLTVFIDKSPVLTTKVFYYKENPEVTAVLPDCSFDRGSKIIIEGKNLDSVYRTIIRFKPNEGHLKPVIRVCKGKSLPTRMECITPALLREETEEGELSFDMDGAVGLWNGEFSYHPYGEPIPFETEGHVLRLYHGQDEVSLHHQKLNLVSSCMTITMTVGGVDCDAKVLDNEITCRIPRNVTISEGLPVKISINGQVHNVGAVVLVSNHYMVGIVLGILGALVAGAVLAFVVMKHLRKQKKDSQVETRLAQNHNRSNSSSLELSSVADYRRVVLPQRPSSALGSPVVFPSLAYPAGRMDPTLTPLLPPEKISISSFRPELLEEVKDVLIPADMLIVQHCQIIGKGHFGTVYHGYFTDHNNREIHCAVKSLNRITDVEEVEQFLKEGILMKGFHHTNVLSLLGILLPQEGLPLVVLPYMKHGDLRHFIRCEKRNPTVKDLIGFGLQVAKGMEYLAHMKFVHRDLAARNCMLDESYTVKVADFGMARDVFDKEYYSIQDHRKAKLPVKWMAIESLQTLKFTTKSDVWSFGVLMWEMLTRGASPYPEVDPYDITHYLLKGRRLPQPQFCPDPLYAIMLQCWDPDPEVRPSFATLVSAVLTILSGLEGEHYINLKVTYVNLDQPRPYPALTESADECDSSDTEDTRSVS, from the exons ATGGTCCACTGGGCCACACAGTGGTTGACATGTGTCTGGCTCCAGACTGTCTTGACCTCCACATTGGACACCTGCCCCTCCACAACCCCTAGCCCTGTCAACTTCTCTGTGGTCTACACCATGCCCTTCTTCCAAACAAAGAGCCCCATCCAAAACATAGTGACCAACTCAATGTACCAGGAAGTGTATGTGGCATCTCAGAATGTGATCGAGGCTGTGAACATGAGTTTGGAGAAGGTGTGGGAGCTTCCTACAGGCCCAGTGGGCGGCCCTGAGTGTAAGATTTGTGATTTGTGTGACGTTGACAAGGATCCCAACTTCCTAGAGAACACTGACAATGAGGTATTATTGTTGGATACATTCTTTATGTATTTATACTCTTGTGGGAGTTCTCAATATGGTGTATGCCATTTCCACCAACTTAAGACAGATGGACAACCACCCAATAAGAATTCATCTAAATGTTTATTCAGAAAAGAATCTAACTCTGCTGCCTATTGTCCCGACTGCCTTGCCAGCCCGCTGGGCACCAAAGTCaccatggtggaggagggacagacTGTATACTTTTTTGTGGCTTCCACTGTAAATGATAGCATGACACAGAGATATGACAGGAAGTCCATATCAGTGCGCCGACCATTGGCGTCAGAAGACGGTTTTTACAATGACGTGCGGGGACTGACCGTTCTGCCTAGCCTGCGCAGGACCTACAACATTGAGTATGTCTACAGCTTCTTCACCCAGGAGTTTGTCTACTTCCTGTCCGTCCAGAGAGAGAGCCCTGACCAAGAGTTCTCCCCGTTTCAGACGCGGCTGGGCCGCCTGCCGAGGAATGAGTGGGAGATGAGGAGGTACCGGGAGGTGGTTCTGGAGTGCCGGTTTGAACCCAAACGGAGGAGAAGGAACACGGTAAGCGGGAGTGAGGCCTTTAAGGATGTGGTGTACAACATGGTGCAGGCCGCCCACTTTGGGAAGGCAGGCAGTGAGCTGGCGGATGAACTTGGAGCAGAGGAAGAGGATGACATCCTGTATGGAGTGTTCGCTGTCACAGATGACAATAGGGTCACAGAGCACGACTCAGCCCTCTGTGCCTTTCCAATGGACAATGTGAACAAGGCAATCGATGACGGGGTGGATGACTGCTGTAAGTCTGGCCCAGAGCAGCTGTCCCGGGGACTTTGCCACTTCCAGGCCTGCGAGAGCTGTCCTCATGAG AGCATGGAGAACAACGCCACCTGCGGGGACCACCCCACCATGGTGTCTAAGCCCTATTACAGAGTGGACCTCTTCAACAGGCAGATGAATGACATCCTGCTCACCTCCCTGCTTGTCACCACCATAGAGAACAAGACCGTGGCACACATTGGCACCTCCACTGGACGGCTCCTCCAG CTTGTTTTGAGAAGATCAAGCCCTATTATCTTTGCCAATTACACCTTGGTAGAGAACCAGAGGGTCTCCCCAATTGCTGCTGTGTACTCGTCAGAATCTCTACTGTTTGTGGTTGGAGACAAG GTGATCCAGGTGCCTCAGAGGGGGCCAGGCTGCCAGCACTTCATGACCTGTGCCATGTGCCTGACAGCCCCTGAGTTTATGGTCTGTGGCTGGTGCTCTGGAGAGTGTTCCTGGGAGGAGGAGTGCAGGGGCCACTGGAGGAACGAGTCTTGCCCCCCTGGTATTACCGGG TTCTTCCCTAAGACAGCTCCCCCTGATGGTCAATCAGAGCTGACTCTGTGTGGCTGGGAGTTTCAGTCTCCCCTGAGGCCTGCCATCAGCTCCAGAACCCACCTGgtgagactgggacagacagcCTGCGCCGTGCTGCCACTGAAGAGCAACAACACACA CCTGGTGTGTAAGATCCACTCTGGGCCCATTGAGCTGTCCAAATCAGTTAACATCACTGTGGAGGTGCATGAGGAGAAGATGGAGGGCCGCTACTCCATCGACGGGAAATCAGAAATGCCAGGATTTACCTTTGTG ATTCCCAACATCACAGACATCCAGCCCAACTACGGGCCTCGTGTTGGGGGAACTCTGATTACTGTGACTGGGCCTCACCTGGGCGCTGGGAAGAACAGGAGGGTCACTCTGAATGGAGATCCCTGCCCAATCACCAG TGTCACAGCGCCCAGAGGGAACATGTCCTCCATCATCTGTCTGTCTCAGCCCATCGCGGAGGTGAGGGACGTCCCCCTCACTGTGTTCATAGACAAGTCCCCTGTCCTCACCACCAAAGTCTTCTACTACAAAGAAAACCCAGAGGTCACAGCTGTCCTCCCAGACTGCAGTTTCGACAG GGGGTCAAAGATAATCATTGAAGGGAAGAACTTGGACTCTGTTTACAGGACCATCATCCGCTTTAAGCCCAACGAGGGCCACCTGAAGCCTGTCATCAGA GTGTGCAAAGGCAAGTCTTTGCCTACACGGATGGAGTGCATAACTCCTGCTCTCCTCCGGGAAGAAACAGAGGAAGGGGAGCTCTCCTTTGATATGGATGGAGCTGTTGGACTGTGGAATGGAGAGTTCTCCTACCACCCCTATGGCGAGCCCATACCCTTTGAAACTGAGGGCCATGTACTTAGGCTGTACCATGGACAAGATGAAGTGTCACTGCAT CACCAGAAACTGAACCTTGTGAGTTCCTGCATGACAATCACTATGACAGTGGGAGGAGTGGATTGTGACGCGAAAGTCCTGGACAATGAAATCACCTGCAGGATCCCCAGAAACGTAACCATCAGTGAAGGACTGCCTGTGAAG atctcCATCAATGGGCAGGTTCACAACGTTGGGGCTGTGGTCCTGGTCAGTAATCACTACATGGTGGGCATCGTATTGGGGATACTGGGGGCCCTGGTGGCGGGGGCTGTGCTGGCCTTCGTAGTCATGAAGCACCTGAGGAAGCAGAAGAAAG ACTCTCAGGTGGAGACCCGTTTGGCCCAAAACCACAACCGCTCCAACAGCAGTAGTCTGGAACTGTCATCTGTAGCTGACTACAGAAGAG TAGTCCTGCCTCAGAGGCCAAGTTCGGCTCTGGGAAGCCCAGTGGTGTTCCCCAGTCTGGCCTACCCTGCAGGCAGAATGGACCCCACACTCACCCCCCTCCTACCCCCTGAGAAGATCTCCATCTCCAGCTTCAGACCAGAGCTCCTGGAAGAGGTGAAGGATGTGCTGATCCCAGCAGACATGCTCATTGTCCAGCATTGCCAGATCATTGGCAAGG GTCACTTTGGCACAGTTTATCATGGCTACTTCACAGACCACAACAACAGAGAAATCCATTGTGCTGTCAAGTCATTGAACA GAATAACAGATGTAGAGGAGGTAGAGCAGTTTCTGAAGGAGGGCATCCTGATGAAGGGGTTCCATCACACCAACGTTCTCTCTCTGCTGGGCATCCTGTTGCCTCAGGAAGGGCTCCCCCTGGTGGTACTACCTTATATGAAACACGGGGACCTCCGCCACTTCATACGCTGTGAGAAAAGG AACCCCACAGTGAAGGACCTGATTGGCTTTGGGCTTCAGGTTGCCAAGGGGATGGAGTACTTAGCACATATGAAGTTTGTGCACAGAGACCTTGCAGCACGCAACTGCAT GCTGGATGAGTCGTACACCGTGAAGGTGGCAGACTTCGGCATGGCCAGGGATGTGTTTGATAAGGAGTACTACAGCATTCAGGACCACAGGAAGGCTAAGTTACCAGTCAAGTGGATGGCCATCGAGAGCCTCCAGACACTGAAATTCACTACCAAGTCAGACGTA TGGTCCTTTGGGGTGTTGATGTGGGAGATGTTAACGAGAGGAGCAAGCCCCTACCCAGAGGTGGACCCCTATGACATCACACATTACCTACTGAAGGGCAGGAGACTCCCCCAACCACAGTTCTGTCCTGACCCTTT GTATGCCATCATGCTGCAGTGTTGGGACCCAGACCCAGAAGTGAGGCCCAGCTTCGCCACGCTGGTGTCTGCTGTCCTGACCATCCTGTCTGGCCTGGAGGGGGAGCACTACATCAACCTCAAGGTCACCTATGTCAACCTGGaccagccacgcccctatcccgCCCTCACTGAGTCCGCAGACGAGTGTGATTCCTCAGACACTGAAGACACACGCTCAGTGTCCTGA